In Gallaecimonas pentaromativorans, a single window of DNA contains:
- a CDS encoding methyl-accepting chemotaxis protein encodes MTLKKKLLAFVSLIVLIVTCTLTASTYSRLHSNIQQESQDRVVFINDQAAGRIETWLDNKRHTIASLAKASPTAALLHQSLALAADAGGFAVTYAGYDDGQMNYSDNQQSPAGYDPRKRPWYQLAERNSGMSVTEPYVDASTGNLVITVATPGHDGSGRRGVYGGDVFINDIVKTVLDMALGDKGAAMLVNSKGLVIAYRQDGTILKPFTELVGGISASALASLSARKGLTEVTLGGAEKLAKVTKVTGSDWYLVALVDPSEIYASLDNLLLHSLLAGGSVLVVFVLLSVVGVTRLLKPLSDVSEALYDIAKGEGDLTRRLNVKSHDEMGLIARNFNTFVEHIGPIMQRVAEAARHLGSESSQSRENVETINQELGRQQQEITSVVSAMHELAASANDVAGHAEAVAGMAMAANGDCKDGMKLVVRNRDSIVSLAREVDSSTVVINELSAHAEQISGILTTIQGVAEQTNLLALNAAIEAARAGEQGRGFAVVADEVRVLSHRTHTATEEIQKMIEQLQTSTQKAVQGMDKSRQLAAGSVSDAESVSQSLDGITAAIARINDKAVEIASAAEQQKTVSDEISRNTDQVKKAADALSTVAAQSRQGADGIAQVAKTLHTEMAQFRF; translated from the coding sequence ATGACACTTAAAAAGAAACTGCTCGCCTTTGTCAGCCTTATTGTGCTGATTGTTACCTGCACCCTTACGGCCTCCACCTACAGCCGCCTGCACAGCAATATCCAGCAGGAGAGCCAGGATCGGGTGGTGTTTATTAACGACCAGGCCGCCGGGCGCATCGAAACTTGGCTGGATAACAAACGCCACACCATCGCCAGCCTGGCCAAGGCCAGCCCCACCGCCGCGCTATTGCACCAATCCCTGGCCCTGGCTGCCGATGCCGGCGGCTTTGCCGTTACCTACGCCGGTTACGACGATGGCCAGATGAACTACTCCGACAACCAGCAATCGCCGGCAGGCTACGACCCCCGCAAACGCCCCTGGTACCAGCTTGCCGAGCGCAACAGCGGCATGTCGGTTACCGAGCCTTATGTGGACGCCAGCACCGGCAATCTGGTGATAACCGTTGCCACCCCAGGCCATGATGGTTCGGGCCGCCGAGGTGTTTATGGCGGCGATGTCTTTATCAACGATATCGTCAAAACGGTGCTGGATATGGCGCTGGGTGATAAAGGCGCCGCCATGCTGGTAAACAGCAAAGGCCTGGTGATCGCCTATCGCCAGGACGGCACCATTCTCAAACCCTTTACCGAGCTGGTGGGCGGCATTTCAGCCAGTGCCCTTGCCAGCCTCAGCGCCCGCAAGGGGCTGACCGAGGTCACCCTTGGTGGCGCCGAGAAGCTAGCCAAGGTGACCAAGGTCACCGGCAGCGACTGGTATCTGGTGGCGCTGGTGGACCCCAGCGAGATTTACGCCTCCTTGGATAACCTGCTGCTGCACTCGCTGCTGGCGGGCGGCTCGGTGCTGGTTGTCTTCGTGTTGCTGTCGGTGGTGGGGGTAACCCGGCTATTAAAACCGCTCTCGGATGTCTCAGAGGCCCTTTACGACATCGCCAAAGGGGAGGGAGATTTGACCCGCCGCCTGAACGTGAAAAGCCACGACGAAATGGGCCTTATTGCCCGCAACTTCAATACCTTTGTCGAGCATATCGGCCCCATCATGCAGCGGGTGGCCGAGGCGGCCCGGCATCTGGGCTCAGAGTCCAGCCAAAGCCGTGAAAACGTTGAAACCATCAACCAGGAGCTGGGCCGCCAGCAGCAGGAGATCACCTCGGTTGTGAGCGCCATGCATGAGCTGGCTGCCTCCGCCAACGATGTTGCAGGCCACGCCGAAGCGGTGGCTGGCATGGCCATGGCCGCCAATGGCGACTGCAAAGACGGCATGAAACTGGTGGTGCGTAATCGCGACTCCATCGTGTCGCTGGCCCGTGAGGTGGACAGCTCCACTGTGGTGATAAACGAGCTTAGCGCCCATGCCGAGCAGATAAGCGGCATTCTTACCACCATCCAGGGGGTGGCCGAGCAAACCAACCTCTTGGCGCTGAACGCCGCCATCGAAGCGGCCCGGGCCGGCGAGCAGGGCCGGGGCTTTGCCGTGGTGGCCGACGAAGTGCGGGTGCTCTCTCACCGCACCCACACCGCCACCGAAGAAATTCAAAAGATGATTGAGCAGCTGCAAACCAGCACCCAAAAAGCGGTGCAGGGCATGGACAAGAGCCGGCAACTGGCTGCAGGTAGCGTCAGCGACGCCGAATCGGTCAGCCAAAGCCTCGATGGCATTACCGCCGCCATTGCCCGCATCAACGACAAAGCCGTAGAGATAGCCTCCGCCGCGGAGCAGCAAAAGACCGTCAGCGACGAGATAAGCCGCAATACCGATCAGGTAAAAAAAGCCGCCGATGCCCTGTCAACCGTCGCCGCCCAATCCCGCCAAGGCGCCGACGGCATCGCCCAAGTCGCCAAAACCCTGCACACCGAGATGGCGCAGTTTCGGTTTTAG
- a CDS encoding PhnA domain-containing protein has product MSLENHLNTRSQGRCELCASQTDLAPYLLPASSGDDNDTHLLLCATCRSEAEAPADVNHWRCLNDSMWSQVPAVQVLAWRQLKRLSAEVWARDLLDMLYLDEATLKWAEAGLGDDDGEATLDSNGSPLSEGDSVTLIKDLEVKGAGFTAKRGTLVKDIRLTNNPKHIEGKVNGVQIVLVAAYLKKA; this is encoded by the coding sequence ATGAGCCTGGAAAACCACCTCAATACCCGCAGCCAGGGCCGCTGCGAACTGTGCGCCAGCCAAACCGATCTAGCCCCTTACCTGCTGCCGGCCAGCAGTGGCGACGACAACGACACCCACCTGCTGCTGTGCGCCACCTGCCGCAGCGAAGCCGAAGCCCCGGCCGACGTAAACCACTGGCGCTGCCTGAACGACAGCATGTGGAGCCAGGTGCCGGCGGTGCAGGTACTGGCCTGGCGCCAGCTCAAGCGCCTAAGCGCCGAAGTGTGGGCGCGGGATCTGCTGGACATGCTCTACCTTGACGAAGCCACCCTCAAATGGGCCGAAGCCGGCCTTGGGGATGACGACGGCGAAGCCACTCTTGATAGCAACGGCAGTCCCCTTAGCGAAGGCGACAGCGTTACCCTTATTAAGGATCTTGAGGTCAAAGGCGCCGGCTTTACCGCCAAGCGCGGCACCCTGGTCAAAGACATTCGCCTGACCAACAACCCCAAGCACATCGAAGGCAAGGTCAACGGCGTGCAAATCGTGTTGGTGGCGGCTTATTTAAAAAAAGCCTGA
- a CDS encoding EAL domain-containing protein produces MRQLPRTLALILLLAIDFKASAHLQPPALSPVSPTATARPAPSQTLSATVQSLKDSQRRQLAFLTGVLVLQGFIILALALGMRFWRKLQEEKGQLAHTLGNVLDAASEFAIIATDPEGRITIFNRGAEKMLGYQAKDMLGQSPMQLHLASEIAERAKTLTQELGRPVSGFEVFVAGARQKGSESQQWTYIHKDGHRFTITLVVTIQRDHKGQVTGFLGMARDITREQEAEQALTLSKQRYRSLFSAMSEGVVMQDKNGQILAANKAAQAILGLDEETLQGRLSGDFQAIDSNGNPLPGHRHPAMQTLATGAACHNQVMGLTQPGGAIRWLSVNSEPVLGDGSKEPQAVVATFVDITERKAAEDKLRLSASVFANSYEGIMVTDAANRIVEVNPAFTRITGYSAEEVIGRSPAMLASGRQDQAFYQSLWDSLNQQDAWRGEIWNRRKSGEVYAEILAISAVRDQRGQVLNYIGVFSDISQIKAHEKELDLIAHYDPLTGLPNRRLLGDLLGRQLAYCKRRQQSFAVAFIDLDGFKPVNDTYGHQAGDELLVEIAKRLKMALRDSDIVARLGGDEFVVLLNDVASPQEMVQSLRRVLAVINEPVDIEGNLVQVSASIGVTSYPEDGSDAEILLRHADQAMYKAKQAGKNRYHLFDLERDKEVTGYQSWLNQLQDALNGDQLQLYYQPKVDLASGEVAGCEALLRWQHPTEGLKVPGDFLPQLLSNDLDLRLGQWVLEKALCQLEHWQQQGLALSLSVNISASHLLQQDFAEQLATLLAKHPNVSPRHLELEIVETSALTELDQAALNLAHCKKLGVRTTLDDFGTGYASLTYLRRLPLDCLKIDQGFVSQMLDDPNDLCIVENVITMARALNRNVVAEGVESQQQAQALLQLGCSQVQGYGLARPMPASSLDLWLASWQRKPRWRAQTLPPYHPQLPLVAAAASHRLWVERSLEALAQASSGKLEQSCQHCSFGQWFFSAGMARYGHLESFLALEALHEQSHSALQRLVEQQQQHPDTKVNPQGLFDARDRLLQQIGRITEQLAKTQQVGGENRPASC; encoded by the coding sequence TTGCGCCAGTTACCACGGACACTGGCATTAATCCTGCTGCTGGCCATCGACTTTAAGGCCAGCGCCCACCTGCAGCCCCCCGCGCTTTCGCCGGTGTCGCCCACCGCCACCGCCCGGCCCGCACCTAGCCAAACCTTAAGCGCCACAGTACAAAGCCTCAAAGACAGCCAGCGCCGGCAACTGGCCTTTTTGACCGGGGTATTGGTGTTGCAGGGGTTTATCATCCTGGCGCTGGCCCTTGGTATGCGTTTTTGGCGCAAGCTTCAGGAAGAAAAAGGCCAGTTGGCCCATACCCTGGGTAACGTGCTGGACGCCGCCTCCGAGTTTGCCATCATCGCCACCGACCCCGAAGGGCGCATCACCATCTTTAACCGCGGCGCCGAGAAAATGCTCGGCTACCAAGCCAAAGACATGCTCGGCCAAAGCCCGATGCAGCTGCACCTGGCCAGCGAAATAGCCGAGCGCGCCAAAACCCTCACCCAAGAGTTGGGCCGCCCTGTCAGCGGCTTTGAGGTCTTTGTGGCTGGCGCCCGCCAAAAAGGCAGCGAATCCCAGCAGTGGACCTACATCCACAAAGACGGCCACCGCTTTACCATCACCTTGGTGGTAACCATTCAGCGCGACCACAAAGGCCAGGTAACCGGCTTTTTGGGTATGGCCCGCGACATCACCCGCGAGCAAGAAGCCGAGCAGGCATTAACCCTAAGCAAGCAGCGTTATCGCTCGCTGTTTAGCGCCATGAGCGAAGGGGTGGTGATGCAGGACAAAAATGGCCAGATTTTGGCGGCCAATAAGGCGGCGCAAGCCATTTTGGGGCTGGACGAAGAAACCCTTCAGGGCCGCCTGTCAGGGGATTTTCAAGCCATTGACAGTAACGGCAATCCCCTGCCCGGCCACCGCCACCCGGCTATGCAAACCCTGGCCACCGGCGCGGCCTGCCACAACCAGGTAATGGGCCTTACCCAACCGGGCGGCGCCATCCGCTGGTTGTCGGTAAACAGTGAGCCGGTGCTGGGCGATGGCAGCAAAGAGCCGCAGGCGGTGGTGGCCACCTTTGTGGATATTACCGAGCGCAAGGCGGCCGAAGACAAACTGCGGCTCTCGGCCAGCGTCTTTGCCAACAGCTATGAAGGCATCATGGTGACCGACGCCGCCAACCGCATTGTCGAGGTAAACCCTGCCTTTACCCGCATCACCGGTTACAGCGCCGAGGAAGTGATCGGCCGCTCTCCGGCCATGCTGGCCTCCGGCCGCCAAGATCAGGCCTTTTACCAAAGCCTGTGGGACAGCCTTAACCAGCAAGACGCCTGGCGCGGCGAGATTTGGAACAGGCGCAAATCCGGCGAGGTGTACGCCGAGATCCTCGCCATCTCGGCAGTGCGTGACCAGCGAGGCCAGGTGCTCAATTACATTGGCGTGTTCTCCGACATCAGCCAAATCAAGGCCCACGAAAAAGAGCTGGACCTTATCGCCCATTACGATCCCCTAACCGGCCTGCCCAACCGCCGCCTGCTGGGCGACTTGCTGGGCCGGCAACTGGCCTACTGCAAGCGCCGCCAGCAAAGCTTTGCGGTGGCCTTTATCGACCTGGACGGCTTTAAACCGGTAAACGACACCTACGGCCACCAGGCCGGGGACGAACTCTTGGTTGAAATCGCCAAACGGCTGAAAATGGCCCTTCGCGACAGCGACATCGTCGCCCGCCTTGGCGGCGACGAATTTGTGGTGCTGCTAAACGATGTGGCCAGCCCCCAAGAGATGGTGCAATCCCTGCGCCGGGTGCTGGCGGTTATCAACGAGCCGGTGGATATCGAGGGTAACCTGGTGCAGGTATCGGCCAGTATCGGGGTAACCAGCTACCCCGAAGACGGCTCCGACGCCGAAATTTTGCTGCGCCACGCCGATCAGGCCATGTACAAGGCCAAGCAAGCAGGCAAGAACCGCTATCACCTGTTTGATCTTGAACGCGACAAAGAGGTGACCGGTTATCAAAGCTGGCTTAACCAGTTGCAAGACGCCTTAAATGGCGACCAGTTGCAGCTCTACTACCAACCCAAGGTGGATTTGGCCAGTGGCGAGGTGGCAGGCTGCGAAGCGCTGCTGCGCTGGCAACACCCTACCGAGGGCCTGAAGGTGCCTGGGGATTTTTTGCCGCAGCTACTTAGTAACGACCTTGACCTTCGCCTGGGCCAGTGGGTGCTGGAAAAGGCCCTTTGCCAGCTTGAACACTGGCAGCAGCAGGGCCTGGCGCTGTCTTTGAGCGTTAATATCAGTGCCAGCCACCTGTTGCAGCAGGACTTTGCCGAGCAGCTGGCCACCTTGCTGGCCAAGCACCCCAACGTATCGCCACGCCATTTGGAGCTGGAGATCGTCGAGACCTCGGCCCTGACCGAGCTAGACCAGGCAGCCCTTAACCTCGCCCACTGCAAAAAACTGGGGGTGCGCACCACCCTTGACGACTTTGGCACCGGCTACGCCTCCCTGACTTACCTGCGCCGCCTGCCTCTGGACTGCCTGAAGATTGACCAGGGTTTTGTCTCGCAAATGCTCGACGACCCGAACGATCTGTGCATCGTTGAGAACGTGATCACCATGGCTCGCGCCCTAAACCGCAACGTGGTGGCCGAAGGGGTAGAAAGCCAGCAACAGGCCCAAGCCCTGTTGCAACTGGGGTGCAGCCAGGTGCAAGGCTACGGCCTGGCAAGGCCGATGCCGGCGAGCAGCCTTGATTTGTGGCTGGCCAGTTGGCAGCGAAAGCCGCGCTGGCGCGCCCAAACCCTGCCGCCCTATCACCCGCAATTGCCGCTGGTGGCCGCTGCCGCCAGCCACCGGCTCTGGGTAGAGCGCAGCCTCGAAGCCCTGGCCCAAGCGAGCAGTGGCAAGCTGGAGCAAAGCTGCCAGCATTGCAGTTTTGGCCAATGGTTCTTCTCGGCTGGCATGGCTCGCTACGGCCATTTGGAGAGTTTTCTCGCCCTTGAAGCGCTGCACGAGCAAAGCCACAGCGCCTTGCAACGGCTGGTGGAACAACAGCAGCAACACCCTGATACAAAGGTCAACCCGCAAGGGCTCTTTGACGCCCGCGACCGGTTGCTCCAGCAAATTGGCCGCATTACCGAGCAGTTGGCGAAGACCCAGCAGGTTGGTGGAGAGAATCGGCCAGCCAGTTGCTGA
- a CDS encoding LysR family transcriptional regulator, with amino-acid sequence MQDPLSAMHIFVRVAELRSFTQAALVLGLSKTHVSNRVAQLEQWAGARLLQRTTRSVTLTHDGQQFYRRCQLMLDEMQDLESLFTTKEAELSGVLRIDMPTGLARKHVLPRLGAFLDAHPKLNIELSCTDRRVDVVAEGFDAVVRGGAVQDEGLVARHLADLKHQNLASPDYLARHGTPLHPDELGGHYLINYAQVLGAGEGCFDYVAGRQLVAVAMPSRITVNSAEAYQQACLAGLGIIQVPVLPGQAMAPLVGILADYVPPPMPLWLLYPHRRHLSKRLLAFSNWLADSLHQPAGSSPTAR; translated from the coding sequence ATGCAAGATCCCCTCAGTGCCATGCACATCTTTGTGCGGGTGGCCGAGCTTCGCAGTTTTACCCAGGCCGCCCTGGTGCTGGGGCTGTCTAAAACCCATGTGTCCAACCGGGTGGCGCAGCTGGAGCAGTGGGCCGGGGCCAGGCTTTTGCAGCGCACTACCCGCAGCGTCACCCTGACCCACGACGGCCAGCAGTTTTACCGGCGCTGCCAACTGATGCTGGACGAAATGCAGGACCTTGAAAGCCTGTTTACCACCAAGGAGGCCGAGCTTAGCGGCGTGCTGCGCATCGACATGCCCACCGGCCTTGCCCGCAAGCATGTGCTGCCAAGGCTTGGCGCCTTTTTGGACGCCCACCCTAAATTGAATATCGAGCTGTCCTGCACTGACCGGCGGGTGGATGTGGTGGCAGAAGGGTTTGACGCGGTGGTGCGGGGCGGAGCGGTACAAGACGAGGGCTTGGTGGCGCGCCATTTGGCGGATCTTAAGCATCAAAACCTGGCCAGCCCTGATTACCTGGCGCGCCACGGCACCCCTTTGCACCCCGATGAGCTTGGCGGCCACTACCTGATTAATTACGCCCAGGTACTGGGAGCGGGCGAGGGCTGCTTTGATTATGTGGCTGGTCGGCAATTGGTGGCGGTGGCAATGCCAAGCCGCATTACCGTCAACTCCGCCGAGGCTTATCAGCAGGCCTGCCTGGCGGGGCTCGGCATTATTCAGGTGCCGGTGTTGCCGGGCCAGGCCATGGCGCCGCTGGTGGGCATTCTTGCCGACTATGTGCCGCCGCCGATGCCGCTGTGGCTCTTATATCCGCACCGGCGCCACCTCTCCAAGCGGCTGCTGGCCTTCAGCAACTGGCTGGCCGATTCTCTCCACCAACCTGCTGGGTCTTCGCCAACTGCTCGGTAA
- a CDS encoding SDR family NAD(P)-dependent oxidoreductase, which yields MHHHPIALITGGSRGLGRDTALTLAKRGVDIIITYHSNQQAADAVVAEATALGATAQALQLDTGNIHAFGAFKSQLSALLAGTWQGRPLNYLVNNAGTSLHVPMMSASESQFDEVMNVHVKGVFFLTQALVPLMADGGAIVHISSGLTRFTLPGSGLYGAMKGAVEVLSRYWAAELAARQIRVNTLAPGAIATDFSGGMVRDNPDVHEKVKGFTALGRVGQPEDIGKAVAMLLSNDSGWITGQRIEASGGMVL from the coding sequence ATGCACCACCATCCCATTGCGCTTATCACCGGCGGCAGCCGGGGCCTTGGCCGCGACACCGCCCTGACCCTTGCCAAACGCGGCGTCGACATCATCATCACCTACCACAGCAACCAACAGGCCGCCGACGCCGTGGTAGCCGAGGCCACCGCCTTGGGCGCCACGGCGCAAGCGCTGCAACTGGACACCGGCAACATCCACGCTTTTGGGGCATTTAAAAGCCAGCTGAGCGCCCTGCTTGCAGGCACCTGGCAAGGCCGGCCCCTTAACTATCTGGTGAATAACGCCGGCACCTCCCTTCACGTCCCCATGATGAGTGCCAGTGAAAGCCAGTTCGACGAGGTGATGAACGTCCATGTCAAAGGGGTGTTCTTTTTAACCCAGGCGCTGGTGCCGTTGATGGCCGATGGTGGCGCCATTGTGCACATTTCAAGTGGCCTGACCCGCTTTACCCTGCCCGGCAGCGGCCTTTATGGCGCCATGAAGGGGGCGGTAGAAGTGCTGAGCCGCTACTGGGCTGCGGAGCTTGCCGCACGGCAGATCCGCGTTAACACCCTGGCGCCGGGGGCCATTGCCACCGACTTTTCCGGCGGCATGGTGCGGGACAATCCCGACGTACACGAAAAGGTTAAAGGCTTCACCGCCCTTGGCCGGGTTGGCCAACCAGAGGACATTGGCAAAGCCGTGGCCATGTTGCTGTCAAACGACAGCGGCTGGATCACAGGCCAGCGCATTGAAGCCTCGGGCGGCATGGTGCTGTAA
- a CDS encoding ABZJ_00895 family protein produces the protein MTLTGLFVRFTLYYLGLLALFVVAAVVFGFKGGFSLGIIVQLLATLAAGRQFCRANGRYFQGRERPAVALGTVVIALALQFPGSWLHIQSGALALSAVMAGLAVSLALSLVTATVALFLLKGRRARLDA, from the coding sequence ATGACCCTTACCGGGCTTTTTGTGCGTTTTACCCTCTACTACCTGGGGCTGCTGGCCCTGTTTGTGGTGGCGGCTGTTGTCTTTGGATTTAAAGGCGGTTTTTCCCTTGGCATCATCGTCCAACTGCTGGCGACCCTCGCTGCCGGGCGCCAGTTTTGCCGGGCCAATGGCCGCTACTTTCAAGGCCGCGAGCGGCCGGCGGTGGCCCTTGGCACTGTGGTAATTGCGCTTGCGCTGCAATTTCCGGGCTCCTGGCTGCATATCCAAAGCGGCGCCTTGGCATTAAGTGCGGTGATGGCCGGTTTGGCGGTCAGCCTGGCGCTGTCTTTGGTGACCGCCACCGTGGCGCTGTTTTTGTTAAAAGGCCGCCGCGCCCGCCTTGATGCCTAA
- a CDS encoding helix-turn-helix domain-containing protein — protein MPVTPANLPALSGFTLRPPCPALAPFVQGFWWLKSASGAGLPLQMLHPDGGSGLIFNFAEPLLFDGHSLAPPALVSAPVLTSTRLELGPTVDLLGVRFLPGMGSAFLGMGLNELAGFAPQALPGLDLNALADALAFIATDKQQGLLEHWLLARLGKAPVPKPAVQQLLAAITRHQGQRNLAELMAPIPLSQRQLERQFKQQVGLTAKQFSRIQRVALVRQDLKQGLALLDTALARGFSDQAHFIHDFKAVIGITPGQYLAKARRRDKDQP, from the coding sequence ATGCCCGTTACCCCCGCCAATCTGCCTGCCCTTAGCGGTTTTACGCTACGCCCGCCATGCCCGGCGCTGGCGCCCTTTGTGCAGGGTTTTTGGTGGCTAAAAAGTGCGTCGGGGGCGGGGTTGCCGCTGCAGATGTTGCACCCGGACGGCGGCTCGGGGCTGATTTTTAATTTTGCCGAGCCGCTGCTCTTTGACGGCCATTCCCTGGCGCCGCCGGCTTTGGTCAGCGCCCCGGTGCTAACCAGCACCCGCCTTGAACTGGGGCCAACGGTGGATTTATTGGGGGTGCGCTTTTTGCCGGGTATGGGCAGTGCCTTTTTGGGAATGGGCCTTAACGAACTGGCAGGTTTTGCGCCCCAGGCCTTGCCGGGCCTGGACTTGAACGCCCTGGCCGACGCCCTTGCCTTTATCGCGACCGACAAACAGCAAGGGCTTTTGGAGCACTGGTTACTGGCGCGCCTTGGCAAAGCGCCGGTGCCAAAACCTGCGGTGCAGCAGTTGCTGGCGGCCATTACCAGGCACCAAGGCCAGCGCAATCTTGCCGAGTTGATGGCGCCCATCCCCCTTAGCCAGCGCCAGCTGGAGCGGCAGTTCAAGCAGCAGGTGGGGCTGACCGCCAAGCAATTTAGCCGCATCCAGCGGGTTGCCCTGGTGCGCCAAGATCTCAAACAAGGCCTGGCGCTGCTGGACACGGCGCTGGCCCGTGGCTTTAGCGATCAGGCTCATTTTATTCATGATTTTAAAGCGGTTATCGGTATTACCCCGGGCCAGTATCTGGCCAAGGCCCGGCGCCGCGATAAGGACCAACCATGA
- a CDS encoding carboxymuconolactone decarboxylase family protein, with translation MRMNYQAAAPEAVKAMMALEIYLAKQSKAEDGVDKPLMELVKIRVSQLNKCAFCIDMHTKDARAMGETEQRIYALNAWHETPFFSARERAALAWAEANTLLPQGGVSDALYQELRQHFNEAQLTNLTLAVAIINAWNRFGVSFAPDVGSYQPA, from the coding sequence ATGAGAATGAACTACCAAGCAGCCGCCCCGGAGGCAGTCAAAGCGATGATGGCCCTGGAAATCTACCTCGCCAAACAGAGCAAAGCCGAAGACGGCGTCGACAAGCCCCTGATGGAGCTTGTGAAGATTCGCGTCTCCCAGCTCAATAAATGCGCCTTTTGTATCGACATGCACACCAAGGACGCCCGCGCCATGGGCGAAACCGAGCAGCGCATCTATGCCCTTAATGCCTGGCACGAAACGCCGTTTTTCAGCGCCAGGGAACGCGCCGCCCTGGCTTGGGCCGAAGCCAACACCCTGCTGCCTCAAGGCGGCGTGAGTGACGCCTTGTACCAAGAGCTGCGCCAGCATTTTAACGAGGCTCAGCTCACCAACCTGACCCTGGCGGTGGCCATCATCAATGCCTGGAACCGCTTCGGGGTGAGCTTTGCGCCGGATGTCGGCAGCTACCAGCCAGCATGA
- a CDS encoding DMT family transporter, translated as MSPWRLWLAVTLTMVAFAANSLLCRIALTQSSIDAASFTLLRLVSGALMLSLLVLMRRRPLAGHGSWQSALALFGYAAAFSFAYLALATGSGALLLFGAVQATMIGVGLYRGERLGTGQWLGLMLALGGVVVLLLPGITAPPLASALLMLLAGACWGCYSLWGRAATDPLAASAGNFLKALLPALLLALWLMPSLRVDALGVVCAIASGALASGLGYALWYRVLPALKATVAATVQLSVPLLAALGGLLLGEGLSWRLVLAACAILGGIGLVIRARASA; from the coding sequence ATGAGCCCCTGGCGGCTGTGGCTGGCCGTCACGCTGACCATGGTGGCCTTCGCCGCCAATTCCCTTTTATGCCGTATTGCCCTGACCCAAAGCAGCATCGATGCGGCCAGTTTTACGCTGCTGCGCCTGGTTAGCGGCGCTTTGATGCTGAGCCTTTTGGTGCTGATGCGGCGCCGGCCCTTGGCAGGCCATGGCTCCTGGCAAAGTGCGCTGGCGCTTTTTGGCTATGCGGCGGCCTTTTCCTTTGCTTACCTTGCTCTTGCCACCGGCAGCGGTGCCTTGCTGCTGTTTGGCGCCGTGCAGGCCACCATGATTGGTGTTGGCCTTTATCGGGGTGAGCGCCTCGGCACGGGCCAGTGGCTTGGCTTGATGCTGGCCCTTGGCGGGGTGGTGGTGTTGCTGCTGCCGGGGATAACGGCGCCGCCTTTGGCCTCGGCGTTGCTGATGCTGCTGGCCGGCGCCTGCTGGGGCTGCTATTCGCTGTGGGGCAGGGCGGCAACCGACCCGCTGGCGGCCAGCGCCGGTAATTTCCTAAAAGCGCTGCTGCCGGCGCTGTTGTTGGCGCTGTGGCTCATGCCGTCGCTGCGTGTCGATGCCCTTGGGGTGGTTTGCGCCATTGCCTCCGGGGCTTTGGCATCAGGCCTGGGGTATGCCCTTTGGTACCGGGTGCTGCCGGCCCTTAAGGCAACGGTTGCCGCGACGGTGCAGCTTAGCGTGCCGCTGCTGGCAGCCCTTGGCGGCTTGCTGTTGGGGGAGGGGCTCAGTTGGCGGCTGGTGCTGGCAGCCTGCGCAATTCTCGGTGGTATCGGGCTGGTGATCCGCGCCAGGGCGTCGGCCTAA
- a CDS encoding HdeD family acid-resistance protein — MLPVSPLFAQLQLHWRWLLALGAVFVLLGIIGLGMASFLTLTSMIYFGALLLLGGALQTVQGLRSRPASALVVGVGVLYGLLGLYLLVSPMAAASALTLLIAIGIGFVALLRLWLAFHLKVFSQYIWPFISGLCGLVLAVLIIAGWPESGLWVIGTFIAIELILNGWALIALALVARRQ, encoded by the coding sequence ATGCTGCCGGTTTCCCCGCTGTTTGCCCAACTGCAATTGCACTGGCGTTGGCTGTTGGCCTTGGGAGCGGTGTTTGTGCTGCTGGGGATCATCGGCCTTGGCATGGCGAGCTTTTTAACCCTCACCAGCATGATCTACTTCGGGGCCTTGCTGCTGCTGGGCGGCGCGCTGCAAACCGTGCAGGGGCTGCGCTCCCGCCCGGCCAGTGCCCTGGTGGTGGGGGTTGGAGTGCTTTACGGCCTGCTGGGGCTGTACCTGCTGGTATCGCCCATGGCCGCCGCCTCGGCCCTGACCTTGCTGATTGCCATCGGTATCGGTTTTGTGGCGCTGCTGCGCCTGTGGCTTGCCTTTCACCTTAAGGTGTTCAGCCAATATATCTGGCCTTTTATCAGCGGCCTGTGTGGCCTGGTACTGGCGGTGCTGATCATCGCTGGCTGGCCCGAGTCCGGGCTTTGGGTAATTGGCACCTTTATCGCCATCGAACTTATCCTCAACGGCTGGGCGCTCATTGCCCTGGCCCTGGTGGCGCGCCGTCAATGA